Proteins encoded by one window of Rutidosis leptorrhynchoides isolate AG116_Rl617_1_P2 chromosome 7, CSIRO_AGI_Rlap_v1, whole genome shotgun sequence:
- the LOC139859865 gene encoding protein ALP1-like — protein sequence MDFLALSIDLLFDSTSSEEEEEIQPITRFQRQPRRFLNRDREAAGQLLWNDYFCENPTFPDDIFKRRFRMRKVLFLRIKDGILQHSYTPNAPDHFTFFQQRPDALGRLGFSTIQKITCALRQLSYGMTADIFDEYIKMAEKTGYVTLNNFCKCIIDLYGREYLRKPNATNIARLYSAHEENHGFKEMLGSIDCMHWAWKNCPVAWKGQYTRGDHGHPTIMLEAVASYDMWIWHAFFGMAGSNNDINVLNHSPLFDSLRKDRVAPSPFEVNENQYPFSYYLADGIYPDWTTLIKGYTTPIEEPRKKFTKFQASARKDVERTFGVLQGRFTILKTPARVMSVNKMRRIMYSCIVMHNMIQEDNGFALSTWEQELLDKPENRPRRNIRRRVKDRRSREKEIRDRDVHDQLREDLTAHIWNLPPNFRSMHN from the coding sequence ATGGATTTTTTAGCCTTAAGTATCGATTTGTTATTTGATTCAACGTCGTCCGAAGAAGAGGAAGAAATCCAACCAATAACTCGTTTTCAAAGACAACCACGACGTTTTTTAAATAGAGATCGTGAAGCAGCGGGTCAATTATTGTGGAACGATTACTTTTGTGAAAATCCGACGTTTCCAGACGACATTTTCAAGAGACGATTTCGGATGCGTAAAGTTTTATTTCTCCGTATCAAAGACGGTATTCTTCAACACTCTTATACTCCTAATGCCCCCGATCATTTTACTTTTTTCCAACAACGTCCGGATGCACTTGGACGTCTTGGTTTCTCAACTATTCAAAAAATAACTTGCGCGTTACGGCAATTGTCGTATGGGATGACCGCGGATATATTTGATGAATATATTAAAATGGCGGAAAAAACGGGTTATGTTACTTTAAATAATTTTTGCAAGTGTATAATTGACTTATATGGGCGGGAATATTTGAGGAAACCTAATGCAACTAACATTGCTCGGTTGTACTCGGCGCACGAGGAGAATCATGGTTTCAAGGAAATGTTGGgtagtattgattgtatgcattgggcatgGAAAAATTGTCCCGTTGCATGGAAAGGTCAATATACGAGAGGTGATCACGGTCACCCGACGATCATGCTTGAAGCGGTTGCTTCATACGATATGTGGATATGGCATGCGTTTTTTGGGATGGCGGGTTCAAACAATGACATTAATGTGTTAAATCATTCTCCGTTGTTTGATTCCCTTCGTAAGGATAGAGTCGCACCTTCACCGTTTGAAGTAAACGAAAACCAGTATCCCTTTAGTTACTACTTGGCGGACGGGATATATCCCGATTGGACAACACTAATAAAGGGATATACGACTCCTATTGAAGAGCCTAGAAAAAAATTTACTAAATTTCAAGCGAGTGCTAGAAAGGATGTTGAGCGTACATTTGGTGTTTTACAAGGTCGGTTTACGATTTTAAAAACACCGGCACGAGTTATGAGTGTTAATAAGATGAGAAGGATAATGTATAGTTGTATTGTTATGCACAACATGATACAAGAAGATAACGGGTTTGCGTTAAGTACTTGGGAACAAGAATTGTTAGATAAACCCGAAAACCGGCCTCGTCGCAATATTCGGAGAAGGGTCAAAGATCGTCGATCACGAGAGAAAGAGATTCGCGATCGAGACGTGCACGATCAACTTCGTGAAGATTTAACGGCTCATATTTGGAACCTCCCGCCAAACTTTCGCTCGATGCATAACTAG